The Geminocystis sp. NIES-3708 genomic sequence TATTATTAGACAAATTCAAGAAAATATTGAGAAAATTGCCAAAAATTTACGTTCAAAACGTTGGGCATTAGTAAAAAAAGAAATTAAAAATGCAGCTTTTTTGTTAAAGTTACATCAAGATGACTTAATAAGCAGTTTCCCTGAAACATTACAGTCTAAAGCTAAAGAATTAGTCATTGCCGTGACAGAAGATGTCTCAAAATTACAAGAATTAGCAGAAAAAGAAGATAGAGAGCAAATTTATCTTGTCAGAGCCAGAATTTTAGATAATATCACAGAACTAGAAGAAGATATGGTAACAGGTTATCCTTTTACTGTACCCAAAGAATATGCTAATTTACCGCAATTATTAGGTAGAGCAAAAGTAGAAGTAAAAACTACTCAAGGAAATTTAGTTATTGTTGTTGATGGTTATAGTGCACCTGTTACAGGTGGTAACTTTGTTGATTTGGTGGAGCGTAAATTCTATGACGGCTTACCTTTTAATCGTGCAGAAGACTACTATGTACTACAGACAGGAGATCCTGAAGGAGAAGAAGAGGGTTTTATTGATCCTAAAACGAATAAGTACAGATCTATTCCTTTAGAAATCCTTGTTAAAGGAGAATCTGAACCTATTTATGGATTTACCACAGAAGATATAGGAATGTATTTAGCCCAACCAGTGTTACCATTTAATGCTTTTGGTGCAGTAGCTTTAGCACGTCCTACGACTGATGCTAATGGTGGTTCATCTCAGTTTTTCTTCTTCAAATTTGATACAGAAGTAACCCCTCCGGGATATAACTTAATGGATGGAAGATTTGCCGTCTTTGGTTATGTTACTGAAGGGGAAGAAGTCTTAAACAAATTAACTGCTGAAGACAAAATTATCTCAATGAATATTATTGAAGGTAAAGAAAATCTAGTCCAACCTGTTCAATAGTTAATAGTTAATAGTTAATAGTTAATAGTTAATAGTTAATAGTTAATAGACATCTACTTAAATTTCTTTTTAACTTATGAAAAAGTCTAATTGCTAATTAATTATTAATTATTAATTCTCCTCATATTCTTCAAATAATAATTCTTCAAGAATCCAGCTTAATTCTTCTTCCTCCGCTTGGAATACTTCAATTTTTCCTAATTTTTTCCTTTCCCCTACAAACAAAATAGGAGTTAAAGGAGTACAAATATTGTATTTTTGTTCTAGGCAATAAAAACTAGCTAAAAACTGTAATTCTTCGGGTTCGATTTCTGATATATGTTCTTCAATTTCAAGACTAATAATATTATTTTCTTCGAGGGGAGGTAATTCACCACTGGCGGATAAGATAAAACCAGTACGTTTTAAGAAAAGATTTAATTCTCCTAATACTGCTTTGGCATCATCGAAAATAGCTTCAATTTCGTCACTATCTTCTACCATGATGGTTTCGGCGTATTCTTCATCATCAGTGTTGATTTCTTCAGTGAGAATTACAATGGCTAAGTCGATAGGCATTAACAAGACATAGTTTTTGCCATCATACTCGATTTCGTTTTCGACGTAACAATCTAGTGATCGCCCTTCTTCATCATAAATAGTGACAATCTCGTTATCATCGTAAAGCCCACTTTCAGAAGAAAATTGGGAGGAAGACATAATTAGTTTCAGCTAAAATTTAGATTAAAGTTAGTTTGTAAAATTCAGAATATCATGGTTTGAGACATTATTATAAATAAGTTTGTTAGTTTCTATGGGGGTAATGGTAATAAATAAGTAGATGTTTTTCGTAGCATCAATTTACGCCCTTGTTAAGTATATTTAAAATGACAATATATCTTTTTGTAATCTTTTAACAGTCACTACATCAGTTAAATTGTATTGTAAGGGAGTAATAGTAATATAATTTTCTTTATTAGCTTGAACATCTGTGGGTAAATCAGGTGGTAAGTAAATGTGTTCTGGTTGCTCAATTTCTTCTACTAATTCTCCTGCTAACCAATAATAGCTTCTCCCTCTAGGATCAAGTCTTTTTTGAAAATTCTCAATATAACGTCTAATACCTTGACGAGTAATTTTCACTCCTGCAATGTCATTTTCCGCTATAGGAGGAATATTTACATTTAGTAATGTGGCTTCAGGGAAGGGATTTTCCGTTAGTTGTTGGATTAATCTTACGGCATAATTAGCTGCGGGTTGAAATTCTTTTTTAGTAAAACTAGCTAGACTAAAAGCAATACTTGTAATACCATCGATTGTACCTTCCATAGCGGCGGAAACTGTACCCGAATATAGTATATCAGTGCCTAAATTAGAACCTTGATTAATGCCTGAAAGGACAAAATCAGGTTTTTCTTGAAGTACAGCACTTAAGCCCAATTTAACACAATCTGAAGGTGTACCAGAACATGACCAAGCTGTAACTTCTGGGGCGAAAATTCCTTCAATAATATCCGCACGAATGGGATGATGAAGGGTTAAACCATGTCCTGTAGCAGATCTTTCTCGATC encodes the following:
- a CDS encoding DUF3727 domain-containing protein — its product is MSSSQFSSESGLYDDNEIVTIYDEEGRSLDCYVENEIEYDGKNYVLLMPIDLAIVILTEEINTDDEEYAETIMVEDSDEIEAIFDDAKAVLGELNLFLKRTGFILSASGELPPLEENNIISLEIEEHISEIEPEELQFLASFYCLEQKYNICTPLTPILFVGERKKLGKIEVFQAEEEELSWILEELLFEEYEEN
- a CDS encoding peptidylprolyl isomerase; translated protein: MIVNQWKRILKITITTFLILIVAIAFNPLGLQTAQAENVRKSVLAQGDAITDPEAILRYALPIDNDIIRQIQENIEKIAKNLRSKRWALVKKEIKNAAFLLKLHQDDLISSFPETLQSKAKELVIAVTEDVSKLQELAEKEDREQIYLVRARILDNITELEEDMVTGYPFTVPKEYANLPQLLGRAKVEVKTTQGNLVIVVDGYSAPVTGGNFVDLVERKFYDGLPFNRAEDYYVLQTGDPEGEEEGFIDPKTNKYRSIPLEILVKGESEPIYGFTTEDIGMYLAQPVLPFNAFGAVALARPTTDANGGSSQFFFFKFDTEVTPPGYNLMDGRFAVFGYVTEGEEVLNKLTAEDKIISMNIIEGKENLVQPVQ
- the surE gene encoding 5'/3'-nucleotidase SurE, yielding MHILISNDDGIFALGIRTLANTMAHHGHRVTVVAPDRERSATGHGLTLHHPIRADIIEGIFAPEVTAWSCSGTPSDCVKLGLSAVLQEKPDFVLSGINQGSNLGTDILYSGTVSAAMEGTIDGITSIAFSLASFTKKEFQPAANYAVRLIQQLTENPFPEATLLNVNIPPIAENDIAGVKITRQGIRRYIENFQKRLDPRGRSYYWLAGELVEEIEQPEHIYLPPDLPTDVQANKENYITITPLQYNLTDVVTVKRLQKDILSF